TTCCCTGGCCGCATTCATGTTTCAGCGCGTCATCACAAATCGTCAAGCGTCACACGAACCGGTTTTGGATCGCGTAAACGCTCACGCACGATTTCGATCAGTTGCCGATCTTCATCATTAAGCAGTGTGCGGTGAAACGGTAGCTTGCCGTTCTCGGCGACATATTCGAGCGTCTGTCGTAAAAGCTCGGAAGGTGTTACGCCAAGTTTTTCCAGAGCGGCAAAGGAACGCGCTTTTAAATCGTCATCAATACGAACATTCAAATTGCCCATGGACCTACCTCTGTCATTACGTTTGTAATGACATAATGGCAAGGTTAAGACGCTGATGCAACCGCGGCCAGGCTAATCAGGACAATTCTTCTGCCGTCACAATGCGCTCAAACGCGTTCAGTTCCGTCAGCTTGCCGTGATACCACTGCTCGCAAAATGCGCTGCCTAAATGATCCGCCAGGTAGGCGCATTGGCGAAACGCCTCCAGCGCGGGTTGCTGGAATAACGGCAGATCGGGCGAGGCGTGGGTGAAGTTGGCCAGCGCGTCATCATCAATACGTTCCAGGCCGTATAACATGCCGGTCAGTAACGTCGCCATCACCAGATAAGGGTTGGCGTCCGCACCCGCCAGGCGATATTCGATCCGCCGGTTGCGCGCATCAGAGCAGGGAATGCGCAGAGCGGCGTTGCGTTTGTTGTAACCCCAGGAGTGAAAGAGCGGTTCGTCCAGATTCTTACGCAACCGCCTGAACCCATTAACACCCGGCGCCATGATCGCCAGCGACGCGGGCATCAATTCCAGCATGCCGGCAAGGGAGAGTCGCACCATTTCATTGGGTGTCTCTGCCGGGCTGGCAAATACATTTTCGCCATTCGTATCATTAAGGCTGACGTGAAAATGCAGGCCATTACCGGCCAGTTCTGAGAAGGGTTTCGCCATAAAATTGGCCTGATAGCCAAATTTCTCAGCTACGGTACCGGTGAGTTTGCGCAGTGCCAGCACCTGCTCGCAACTCTCCACGACATTGGATGAATGGCACATATTCAGTTCAAACTGCCCGGCTTCGGCTTCGCTAACGATGCCGGATAAGGGAAGACGCTGCGCTGCCGCCATGTTTTCCAGTTCCTCAATAAACGCAGAATAGGCCGACGGCACGGCCAGATGAAAACAGCCCTGCGGGCGGTTCTGTTCTGCGGCGGGGTCTACAAGGTAGAACTCCATTTCCGCAGCCACCACCGGGTAAAGGCCATGTTGATGAAACTGACGCAGCACATTTTGCAGGATGACTCTGGGCTCCAGCGGCCAGGGTAGATTATCGCTGTCGAGCATGGTTAATAATAATTGTGCGTTATGGCGCGGATCGTGCGCGCCTGGGCGTAGCGTGCCGGAAACG
This genomic interval from Kosakonia sacchari SP1 contains the following:
- a CDS encoding glutamine synthetase family protein, encoding MNSLMTIPLLKNIRTFFTTTPFSTPLHSRSALMVDQEIRQLQQNFSHEIKAYLNEHPETKHVDIYLNDTHGTFRGKRVAVENLFSLSQGCYFPQSVYAMDREGKIITTSPDRLINEEPDNLCLPVSGTLRPGAHDPRHNAQLLLTMLDSDNLPWPLEPRVILQNVLRQFHQHGLYPVVAAEMEFYLVDPAAEQNRPQGCFHLAVPSAYSAFIEELENMAAAQRLPLSGIVSEAEAGQFELNMCHSSNVVESCEQVLALRKLTGTVAEKFGYQANFMAKPFSELAGNGLHFHVSLNDTNGENVFASPAETPNEMVRLSLAGMLELMPASLAIMAPGVNGFRRLRKNLDEPLFHSWGYNKRNAALRIPCSDARNRRIEYRLAGADANPYLVMATLLTGMLYGLERIDDDALANFTHASPDLPLFQQPALEAFRQCAYLADHLGSAFCEQWYHGKLTELNAFERIVTAEELS
- a CDS encoding type II toxin-antitoxin system RelB/DinJ family antitoxin, with translation MGNLNVRIDDDLKARSFAALEKLGVTPSELLRQTLEYVAENGKLPFHRTLLNDEDRQLIEIVRERLRDPKPVRVTLDDL